Genomic window (Pseudomonadota bacterium):
GGTGGGAAAGGTGAGCATCTCACCATCACGGCGAGCAAGAGCCTCCACTTCCCGCCGCCTGCGGGGCAGAGTGACGAGATCGTGACCGTTCTGAACCTGCTGAACCCGGCTTTGGTGAGCCTGCTGATGCATGAGCTCGTGTACGAGGGACCGATGGCGTTGCTGAACGCCACGCCGGGCGAGCTATCGGCCCTCCAGGCCGCCTTGGGAGCTGCCTGAGTAGGGCTTCGAAGTGAACGAAACTCTGGTATTACTTCACACCAGGTTGCCGAACAGATCGCAGCGCCGCGCTTAGCTACCCAACCAAGACCCAACGGACCATTTTTCAGGAGTCTGCTAGAGCTATTTGGAGGAATTTTCATGGCGGACAACGACAACAACGTTCCCGGTTTCGTTCAAGCTCAGAGCGTATTCACAGAGCTCGGCGAGTCGCTCCAGCGCCAAGGGCAGATTTGGAACGGAGCCTGGCTCAGGATTCTCAACGAAAACTACGGCTTCAGAGCGATGCTCAAGGACATGGCGAGCACGTACCAGAACCAGTACCAGACGCTGGAAAACCTGATGCGCCTGCCATTTGCCTCCGGGATGGGTCAGCTGATCCCAGCCTGGGCGAACGTGGACCTGAGCGAACTGAAGGACATTGAGCTGAACAAGCTCCATCGAGAGGTTCGCACGAGAAGCTTTCGACCCGACGACAATCTGGAAGCGACCGAGCTTGCACCGCTTGGCGGGAGCGGCGCTCGGTTCCGGATGCAGGTGGAACGGCTGTCAACCACGGGTATCCGGGTCAATATCACCACGCTGGTCAAGGGGGGGACCGAGTGGAACTTGCTGACTCAAGAAGGCCTGGAGAAACTCAACGGCGCCCTCCAAGAGGAGGGGCGAGGCTCCTCGCATCCGATCAGAGGTCAGTACCTTGGACTCGTCTTCCGTCCGGCGACGTTTTCGGAACCACCGCTCGCCGTTGTAACGCTGCGTGTCTAGGTTCTAGGGTGGGCGCCGGCGCTGGTCGCGCTCGGACTGCAGGAACCGCTCGGCCAAGGTGTCGACGAACTGACGTGTCCATGAGCCACGGGGCAGCTCACGCTCGAAGACGTCGCTCGAGACTTCGAGCAGGGTGACGTCTGTGAGCGCTTCGACCGTGGCGGTGCGTTTGCCGGAAGTCAGCAAGGCCAACTCGCCGAAACACTCCCCGGGTCCCAGCTCTCGCAGCGCTTTCGTGGCTCCGTCCGTCTCGCAGTAGACTCGACAGCGCCCCTTCTCGACGATGTAGGCGCTGCCCCCCTCTTCCCCCTCGTGCGCCACGATGCAGCCGGAAGCGAACTGCCGGCGCGTGAACCAGCCGCCGGCGTACAGGAACGTTTCGATGTCCTGTCGCAGCTGTTCGGCGCTCTGCTGGCGGTCATCGGGTGAGTGGGAAAGGGCTTGCATCACGATGTCGCAAAGCTGCGCCGGAGGAGGGGCGTCCGGCGTGACCTGCTCGGGGGGCTTGATGGTGTCGTTGCGGGAGAGCATCCACAACGGGAGGTCGTCCTCAAAGTCGTACGGCGGAACCAACGTAAGCATCTCGTAGAGCACGGCGCCGAGCGAAAACACATCGGTGCGCTCGTCCACCGAGTAAGGTCCGCAGCGAATCGCCTCGGGGGCCATGTAGTGCGGCGTTCCCACCACGGGCCCATGTTGTTCGTGCTTCGGCTGTTCGTGCTTCGGTGCTGCATCGCTCACACGGCGCTCGCTGTTGTCGGACCGGAGCAGCGCGAGCCCCCAGTCCATCAGGTAGACCTCACCGTAGCTACCCAGCATGATATTGTCGGGCTTGATATCTCGGTGCAGCACGCCCCGGCTGTGTGCGAAGGATACCGACTCGCAGACCTTGAGAAACTTGGTCAGCAGTTCCTGCAAGTGCCGGCCGCGGGGTGGCGTTCCGAGCTTGGACAGCTCGAGGAGCCTATCTGTCAGCGTCACGCCATCCACGTACTTCATGGTGAAGCAATCGGGGTTTCCGCCATCGTCTTGGCCGGCGCCGTACACGGGTACGATCCCCGGGTGTTCCAGCCGGCCGGTGACGAGCGCCTCCTGCGCAAGACACGGCAGCGCAGACTGCGGGATCTCGGACTTGAGCACCTTCATGGCGATCGGACGCTGCAGGCTGCGGTCGTAGACGCGGAATACGATCCCCATGCCGCCCTGGCCGATCACGGATTGCAGCTCGAGATCGGTGACGATCTGGAGGGGCTCCGGGGATGATGCAAACGAAACCTCGCCCTGCTCGGCCCGCTGCGTTGCGCGCGGGACCGGACGACTGCCGCGGACCAGTTTCCTAGTTTCGTTCAAGGCCCCTTGGAGGCATCCCGGCTGCCGAAGGCATTATAGGTGTCGGTTCGCTGCCTGGCCATGTGCTCCTGTG
Coding sequences:
- a CDS encoding protein kinase gives rise to the protein MNETRKLVRGSRPVPRATQRAEQGEVSFASSPEPLQIVTDLELQSVIGQGGMGIVFRVYDRSLQRPIAMKVLKSEIPQSALPCLAQEALVTGRLEHPGIVPVYGAGQDDGGNPDCFTMKYVDGVTLTDRLLELSKLGTPPRGRHLQELLTKFLKVCESVSFAHSRGVLHRDIKPDNIMLGSYGEVYLMDWGLALLRSDNSERRVSDAAPKHEQPKHEQHGPVVGTPHYMAPEAIRCGPYSVDERTDVFSLGAVLYEMLTLVPPYDFEDDLPLWMLSRNDTIKPPEQVTPDAPPPAQLCDIVMQALSHSPDDRQQSAEQLRQDIETFLYAGGWFTRRQFASGCIVAHEGEEGGSAYIVEKGRCRVYCETDGATKALRELGPGECFGELALLTSGKRTATVEALTDVTLLEVSSDVFERELPRGSWTRQFVDTLAERFLQSERDQRRRPP